The proteins below come from a single Rhodanobacter sp. LX-99 genomic window:
- a CDS encoding c-type cytochrome: protein MNRFVSLRQRLRGHASCAAFVFGVWSLSASAAGLQAGTAPPVPDTMQQRVAACTSCHGVHGEGSPDSVVIPRLAGKPAGYLVQQLEYFQTGQRRHAPMEYVVRQLSPAYLRDIAEYFAKQDVPYRKLPVPAVSAETLRRGEQLVMRGDSTRGVPSCVSCHGGKLTGVEPMMPGLMGLSYDYLSTQLVSWRTRQRAAEGPYCMGVVANRMRESDITAVSAWLASHEPPADMHPEPASAQTEPLPGWCVMGKSGAAQ, encoded by the coding sequence ATGAACAGATTCGTTTCACTGCGCCAGCGGTTGCGTGGACATGCGTCGTGCGCGGCGTTCGTGTTCGGTGTGTGGAGTCTTTCGGCATCGGCCGCGGGCCTGCAGGCGGGGACCGCTCCGCCCGTACCCGACACCATGCAGCAGCGCGTCGCCGCCTGCACCAGCTGCCACGGCGTGCACGGCGAGGGTTCGCCGGACAGCGTGGTGATTCCGCGCCTGGCCGGCAAGCCGGCGGGCTACCTGGTTCAGCAGCTCGAGTATTTCCAGACCGGCCAGCGCCGGCACGCGCCGATGGAATACGTGGTGCGCCAGTTGAGCCCGGCGTACCTGCGCGATATCGCCGAGTACTTCGCGAAGCAGGACGTGCCCTACCGGAAACTGCCGGTGCCGGCGGTGTCCGCGGAGACCCTGCGGCGCGGCGAGCAGCTGGTGATGCGCGGCGATTCGACCCGCGGCGTGCCGTCGTGCGTCAGCTGCCACGGCGGCAAGCTCACCGGCGTGGAGCCGATGATGCCGGGCCTGATGGGCCTGTCGTACGACTACCTCAGCACCCAGCTGGTGTCGTGGCGCACGCGCCAGCGCGCGGCCGAAGGGCCCTACTGCATGGGCGTGGTCGCCAACCGCATGCGCGAATCGGACATCACCGCCGTGTCGGCGTGGCTGGCCAGCCACGAGCCGCCGGCCGACATGCATCCGGAACCGGCCAGTGCGCAGACCGAACCGTTGCCGGGCTGGTGCGTGATGGGCAAGAGCGGAGCGGCTCAATGA
- a CDS encoding homoserine kinase, with protein MASPRRPKPPQVACAFAPASVGNVGVGFDLLGHSVAGAGDRAEVRRIDEAVVRIAAICGCVTDLPTDPRANTAGTALLSLRKALGLQHGFELVLHKGIALGSGMGGSAASCVAALVAANALLAQPLPREALYGFALDGETVASGSRHGDNLGSMLLGGLVLATHERLLRIEVPAAWHCALVHPHVVLETRKARAALAGHYALGEFVAQSSNLALVLAGCYRGDAALVREGLKDVLVEPRRAPLIPNFAKVKQAALDHHALGASISGAGPSVFGWYDNRSDAEAASVAMQAAFAEAGLDSDAWVSPINGPAAALIDSIEAAA; from the coding sequence ATGGCCTCACCGCGCCGCCCCAAACCCCCGCAAGTCGCCTGCGCCTTCGCGCCCGCCAGTGTCGGCAACGTGGGCGTGGGGTTCGACCTGCTCGGCCACAGCGTGGCCGGCGCCGGCGACCGCGCCGAGGTGCGCCGCATCGACGAGGCGGTGGTGCGCATCGCGGCGATCTGCGGCTGCGTCACCGACTTGCCCACCGATCCGCGCGCGAACACCGCCGGCACCGCGTTGCTCTCGCTGCGCAAGGCGCTCGGCCTGCAGCACGGTTTCGAGCTGGTGCTGCACAAGGGCATCGCGCTGGGCTCGGGCATGGGCGGTTCGGCCGCCTCCTGCGTCGCCGCGTTGGTGGCCGCCAACGCGCTGCTGGCGCAGCCGCTGCCGCGCGAGGCGCTGTACGGCTTCGCGCTGGACGGCGAGACGGTGGCCAGCGGCAGCCGTCACGGCGACAACCTCGGCTCGATGCTGCTCGGCGGCCTGGTGCTGGCCACCCACGAACGCCTGCTGCGCATCGAGGTGCCGGCCGCATGGCACTGCGCGCTGGTGCATCCGCACGTGGTGCTGGAGACGCGCAAGGCGCGCGCGGCGTTGGCCGGTCACTATGCGCTGGGCGAGTTCGTGGCGCAGAGTTCGAACCTCGCGCTGGTGCTGGCCGGCTGCTACCGCGGCGACGCGGCGCTGGTCCGCGAAGGCCTGAAGGATGTGCTGGTGGAACCGCGCCGCGCGCCGCTGATCCCGAACTTCGCCAAGGTGAAACAGGCGGCGCTCGATCACCACGCACTCGGCGCCAGCATCTCCGGCGCGGGCCCCAGCGTGTTCGGCTGGTACGACAACCGCAGCGATGCCGAAGCGGCGAGCGTGGCGATGCAAGCCGCGTTCGCGGAGGCCGGGCTGGACAGCGACGCGTGGGTATCGCCGATCAATGGGCCGGCTGCCGCACTGATCGACTCGATCGAGGCTGCCGCATGA
- a CDS encoding glucose 1-dehydrogenase yields MSKQFAGKVAFVTGGGTGIGRAAAQALAAHGCAVTVVGRTAKTLQETVRSIQEAGGSARYDLCDVADEQALAAAVKATVEAHGRLDFAINSAGVDGEGPELTTDYPMDKFDRLMATNVRGVFLSMKYQLPQMQKQGFGAIVNIASGAGLIGVPGYAAYSASKWAEIGMTKSSALEYARDGIRINAVCPGLVDTPLWAQSAAADGENADRLIAAHPIGRIASTAEIADAIVWLCSERSSYVLGTALPLDGGFTAQ; encoded by the coding sequence AAAGTTGCATTCGTCACTGGCGGCGGCACCGGCATCGGCCGGGCCGCGGCGCAGGCGCTGGCGGCGCACGGTTGTGCGGTCACGGTCGTCGGCAGGACGGCGAAGACGTTGCAGGAAACCGTCCGTTCCATCCAGGAGGCCGGCGGTAGCGCCCGCTACGATCTGTGCGACGTCGCGGACGAACAGGCGCTGGCCGCGGCGGTGAAGGCCACGGTCGAAGCGCACGGCCGCCTAGACTTCGCGATCAACAGCGCGGGCGTCGACGGCGAGGGCCCCGAGCTGACCACCGACTACCCGATGGACAAGTTCGATCGCCTGATGGCGACCAATGTGCGCGGTGTCTTCCTGTCGATGAAGTACCAGCTGCCGCAGATGCAAAAGCAGGGCTTCGGCGCCATCGTCAACATCGCGTCAGGCGCCGGCTTGATTGGCGTGCCGGGCTATGCCGCCTATTCGGCGTCGAAGTGGGCCGAAATCGGCATGACGAAAAGCTCGGCCCTGGAGTACGCGCGTGACGGCATTCGCATCAACGCGGTTTGCCCTGGTCTCGTGGACACGCCGCTGTGGGCGCAGAGCGCGGCGGCCGATGGCGAAAATGCCGACCGCCTCATTGCCGCCCACCCGATCGGGCGCATCGCGAGCACGGCGGAGATCGCCGACGCGATCGTCTGGCTCTGTTCCGAACGTTCGAGTTACGTGCTGGGCACGGCGCTGCCGCTCGACGGCGGCTTCACGGCGCAGTAG
- the thrC gene encoding threonine synthase: protein MSAADPLPYHSTRGGAPAVPIGQAIAAGLAPDGGLYVPAALPALDPATFDPHGSLADTAATLLMPFFAGDALAGELRAICAEAFTFDAPLRALPAHPATLMLELFHGPTSAFKDFGARFLAACLRRLPRADARPLTILVATSGDTGAAVAAAFHRQPNVNVAILYPDGLVSPRQAHQLGCFGDNVRALRVTGRFDDCQRMVKAALNDAALQAQRPLSSANSISLGRLLPQMSYYAHAALGWRREHGTPLNFIVPTGNLGNALACLWVRELGLPVGDVQLACNANATLPDYFAGAAYAPREAIATLANAMDVGAPSNFERLRWTFPDEARLRRLLQADSVDDATIRRTLADHARAHGEVFCPHTATAMHLLDRLRADGDDAPWAVVATAHPAKFESVVEPLVGHPVEVPPALAAMLARDARAEPLAASDTALRDWLMLS from the coding sequence ATGAGTGCCGCCGATCCCTTGCCATATCACAGCACCCGCGGCGGCGCTCCGGCCGTGCCGATCGGCCAGGCGATCGCCGCCGGGCTGGCGCCGGACGGCGGCCTGTACGTGCCCGCGGCACTGCCCGCACTCGACCCGGCCACGTTCGACCCGCACGGCTCGCTGGCCGATACCGCGGCCACCCTGCTGATGCCGTTCTTCGCCGGCGATGCGCTGGCCGGCGAACTGCGCGCGATCTGCGCCGAAGCGTTCACCTTCGACGCGCCCCTGCGCGCACTGCCGGCGCATCCGGCCACGCTGATGCTGGAGCTGTTCCACGGGCCCACCTCGGCGTTCAAGGATTTCGGCGCGCGCTTCCTCGCCGCCTGCCTGCGCCGACTGCCGCGCGCCGATGCGCGGCCGCTGACCATCCTGGTCGCCACCTCGGGCGACACCGGCGCCGCGGTGGCCGCCGCGTTCCATCGCCAGCCGAACGTGAACGTGGCGATCCTGTATCCGGACGGCCTGGTCTCGCCGCGGCAGGCGCACCAGCTCGGCTGCTTCGGCGACAACGTCCGCGCGCTGCGCGTGACCGGCCGCTTCGACGACTGCCAGCGCATGGTCAAGGCAGCGCTCAACGACGCCGCACTGCAGGCGCAGCGGCCGCTGTCCTCGGCCAACAGCATCAGCCTTGGCCGCCTGCTGCCGCAGATGAGCTACTACGCGCACGCCGCGCTGGGCTGGAGGCGCGAGCACGGCACGCCGCTGAACTTCATCGTACCCACCGGCAACCTGGGCAACGCCCTGGCCTGCCTGTGGGTGCGCGAACTGGGCCTGCCGGTCGGTGACGTGCAGTTGGCGTGCAACGCGAACGCCACCCTGCCCGACTATTTCGCCGGCGCCGCGTACGCGCCGCGCGAAGCGATCGCCACCCTCGCCAACGCGATGGACGTGGGCGCGCCCAGCAACTTCGAGCGGCTGCGCTGGACGTTCCCCGACGAAGCCCGCCTGCGTCGGCTGCTGCAGGCGGACAGCGTCGACGACGCCACGATCCGCCGCACCCTTGCCGATCACGCGCGCGCACACGGCGAAGTGTTTTGCCCGCATACCGCCACCGCGATGCACCTGCTCGACCGTCTGCGTGCGGACGGCGACGACGCGCCATGGGCGGTGGTCGCCACCGCCCACCCGGCCAAGTTCGAGAGCGTGGTGGAGCCGCTGGTCGGCCACCCGGTCGAGGTTCCCCCGGCGCTGGCCGCGATGCTGGCGCGCGACGCCCGCGCCGAGCCGCTGGCCGCCAGCGACACGGCTTTGCGGGACTGGCTGATGCTCTCGTAA
- a CDS encoding branched-chain amino acid transaminase, giving the protein MSTPFLWHNGQIKPWAEATTHVSAHALHYGSSVFEGERVYATPRGPAYFRLAEHTRRLFESARVYEIDIGYSEDEINAACLDVIRANRMPSAYVRPIVFRGAGGLGVLAKGDAPVEVAIIALNWGAYLGEAAERGADVCVSSWNRPAPNTLPSWAKAGGNYLSSQLIGLEARRNGYDEGIALGHNGLLSEGAGENLFLVKRGKLLTPPSSAGILAGITRDAMITLAADLGIAVEERDLPREALYSADEVFMTGTAAEITPVRSVDRKAVGKGAPGPITKVLQQAFFGLFDGRTEDRWSWLSLVNAVIPDREDQEPAIHGRTPQERPAPTEAAA; this is encoded by the coding sequence ATGAGCACGCCATTCCTGTGGCACAACGGCCAGATCAAGCCGTGGGCCGAGGCCACCACCCACGTCAGCGCGCATGCGCTGCACTACGGCTCGTCGGTGTTCGAGGGCGAGCGCGTGTACGCCACGCCGCGCGGGCCGGCGTATTTCCGGCTGGCCGAGCACACCCGCCGGCTGTTCGAATCGGCGCGCGTCTACGAGATCGATATCGGCTACAGCGAGGACGAGATCAACGCCGCCTGCCTCGACGTGATCCGCGCGAACCGGATGCCATCGGCGTACGTGCGGCCGATCGTGTTCCGCGGCGCCGGCGGGCTGGGCGTGCTGGCGAAGGGCGATGCGCCGGTGGAGGTGGCGATCATCGCGCTGAACTGGGGCGCGTATCTCGGCGAGGCGGCCGAACGCGGTGCCGACGTGTGCGTGTCGTCCTGGAACCGCCCCGCGCCGAACACCCTGCCGAGCTGGGCCAAGGCCGGCGGCAATTACCTGTCCAGCCAGCTGATCGGGCTGGAGGCGCGCCGCAACGGCTACGACGAGGGCATCGCGCTGGGCCACAACGGCCTGCTCAGCGAAGGCGCCGGCGAGAACCTGTTCCTGGTGAAGCGCGGCAAGCTGCTCACGCCGCCGTCCAGCGCCGGCATCCTGGCCGGGATCACCCGCGATGCAATGATCACCTTGGCCGCCGATCTCGGCATCGCGGTGGAAGAACGCGACCTGCCGCGCGAGGCGCTGTATTCCGCCGACGAAGTGTTCATGACCGGCACCGCCGCCGAGATCACCCCGGTGCGCTCGGTCGACCGCAAGGCGGTCGGCAAGGGTGCGCCCGGTCCCATCACCAAGGTCTTGCAGCAGGCGTTCTTCGGCCTGTTCGACGGCCGCACGGAAGATCGCTGGTCCTGGCTGAGTTTGGTTAACGCGGTCATCCCTGACCGCGAAGATCAAGAACCGGCCATCCATGGCCGGACTCCTCAGGAACGGCCGGCCCCCACGGAGGCAGCGGCATGA
- a CDS encoding SDR family NAD(P)-dependent oxidoreductase: MDTPQTPLRSPFGAASTAREVIAGLDLSGQLAIVTGGHSGIGLETTRALSEAGATVIVLARDAAKATKAVGGWPNVEIDTIDLIGPASIDAFAQRFLERGRKLDLLINNAGFINYAFERDARGYESQFATNHLGHFQLTARLWPALTRGARVVTVSSMGHKVAAVDFDDIHFERRPYNDYVAYGQSKSANALFAYSLDRIGRVAGIRSFSLHPGGMITSGFSRDMSEADKKAAGFLDTEGRPVVDPENNMKTLEQGAATTVWCATSPLLKGMGGVYCENCNIAQAVPANSNAHLGVRPWAVSPEAAARLWKVSEEATGVRFPG, translated from the coding sequence ATGGATACTCCCCAGACTCCCCTCCGCTCCCCCTTCGGCGCTGCCAGCACCGCGCGGGAAGTGATCGCAGGGCTGGATCTCTCCGGCCAGCTTGCGATCGTCACCGGCGGTCATTCCGGCATCGGCCTAGAGACGACGCGCGCCCTGTCCGAAGCGGGCGCGACCGTCATTGTGCTTGCCCGCGACGCAGCCAAGGCCACCAAAGCGGTCGGCGGCTGGCCCAACGTCGAGATCGATACCATCGACCTGATCGGGCCTGCCTCCATCGACGCGTTTGCCCAACGCTTCCTGGAGCGAGGCCGCAAGCTGGATCTGCTGATCAACAACGCAGGCTTCATCAACTACGCCTTCGAGCGCGACGCGCGTGGATACGAGTCGCAATTCGCCACCAATCACCTCGGTCACTTCCAGCTCACCGCGCGGCTGTGGCCGGCACTGACCAGGGGCGCTCGTGTCGTGACCGTGTCGTCCATGGGCCATAAGGTCGCTGCCGTGGATTTCGACGACATCCACTTCGAACGTCGTCCCTACAACGACTACGTGGCCTACGGGCAGTCGAAGTCTGCGAACGCCTTGTTCGCCTACTCGCTGGATCGTATCGGTCGCGTTGCGGGGATTCGCTCCTTCTCACTGCATCCGGGCGGGATGATCACCTCGGGCTTCTCCCGTGACATGAGCGAAGCCGACAAGAAGGCCGCGGGTTTCCTCGATACCGAGGGCCGGCCAGTCGTGGACCCGGAAAACAACATGAAAACCCTTGAGCAGGGTGCGGCGACGACGGTTTGGTGCGCCACCAGTCCATTGCTCAAAGGCATGGGGGGCGTCTATTGCGAGAACTGCAACATCGCGCAGGCTGTTCCCGCGAACTCCAACGCGCACCTGGGTGTTCGACCGTGGGCCGTCTCGCCCGAAGCGGCGGCGCGCTTGTGGAAGGTCAGCGAGGAAGCGACCGGCGTTAGGTTTCCGGGCTGA
- a CDS encoding homoserine dehydrogenase — protein MPPSLGFATPTLRRQRVLAVGVIGPGRVGSALLEQLRAAQPRLARDSGLELKLCGVVASKRMWLDCDDAELNGRHGGAQIWRPNDLDAFAEHVRGNDGRHALLIDCSANDEVAAHYPRWLAAGLHVVTPNKLAGSGPLPRWQAIRAACASGARFRYEATVCAGLPVVQTLRDLLDTGDELLAVDGMFSGTLAWLCNRHDGRQPFSALVREAHALGYTEPDPRDDLSGLDVARKLVILAREAGWPLSLEDVDLQGLVPPALAALPLDECMQRLDELDAPMAARLAEAHAAGGVLRHVAQLDRHGRASVRLMVLPATHAFAHTRLTDNIVQFTTRRYCDNPLSVQGPGAGPEVTAAGVFTDLLRIAESLEARA, from the coding sequence CTGCCGCCGTCGCTCGGCTTCGCCACGCCGACCCTGCGGCGGCAACGCGTGCTGGCAGTCGGCGTGATCGGCCCCGGCCGCGTCGGCAGCGCCTTGCTGGAACAGTTGCGTGCCGCGCAACCGCGGCTGGCCCGCGACAGCGGGCTGGAACTGAAACTCTGCGGCGTGGTGGCCAGCAAGCGCATGTGGCTGGACTGCGACGACGCCGAGCTCAACGGCCGCCACGGCGGCGCGCAGATCTGGCGGCCGAACGACCTGGATGCGTTCGCCGAACACGTGCGCGGCAACGACGGCCGGCATGCGCTGCTGATCGACTGCAGCGCGAACGACGAGGTGGCCGCGCACTACCCGCGCTGGCTCGCCGCCGGCCTGCACGTGGTGACGCCGAACAAGCTCGCCGGCAGCGGGCCGCTGCCGCGCTGGCAGGCGATCCGCGCGGCCTGCGCCAGCGGCGCGCGCTTCCGCTACGAGGCCACCGTGTGCGCCGGGCTGCCGGTGGTGCAGACCTTGCGCGACCTGCTCGATACCGGCGATGAACTGCTCGCGGTGGATGGCATGTTCTCCGGCACGCTGGCGTGGCTGTGCAACCGCCACGACGGCCGCCAGCCGTTCTCCGCCCTGGTGCGCGAGGCGCATGCGCTGGGCTATACCGAACCCGACCCGCGCGACGACCTGTCCGGCCTCGACGTGGCGCGCAAGCTGGTGATCCTGGCGCGCGAGGCGGGCTGGCCGCTGTCGCTGGAGGACGTCGACCTGCAGGGCCTGGTGCCGCCGGCGCTGGCCGCCCTGCCGCTGGACGAATGCATGCAGCGGCTGGACGAGCTGGATGCGCCGATGGCGGCAAGGCTGGCCGAGGCGCATGCCGCAGGCGGCGTGCTGCGCCACGTGGCGCAACTGGACCGGCACGGCCGCGCCAGCGTGCGGCTGATGGTGCTGCCGGCCACCCACGCGTTCGCGCATACCCGGCTCACCGACAACATCGTGCAGTTCACCACCCGCCGCTACTGCGATAATCCGCTGTCGGTGCAAGGCCCCGGCGCCGGTCCGGAGGTGACCGCCGCCGGCGTGTTCACCGACCTGCTGCGTATCGCCGAGTCGCTGGAGGCGCGCGCATGA
- a CDS encoding 2-isopropylmalate synthase — protein MMKNPDQHNTPISDDDVVAERVRIFDTTLRDGEQAPGFSMDRRAKLRMAQQLEALGVDVLEAGFPQASPDDFAAVAEIAGALKSTTVCALARCQDGDIDSAARALKTARHSRIHLFLSTSPLHREHKLGMSKAQVLDTAVRAIERARGFCGEVEFSAEDALRTEPEFLAEVFSAAVAAGATTLNAPDTVGYTTPTEIVELFRYLRQHVRGADKVVFSSHCHDDLGMAVANSLAAVSAGARQVECTINGIGERAGNAALEEVVMALKVRAPHFGVDTRIDTRQLYPSSRLLTELTGQAVPRNKAIVGANAFAHESGIHQHGMLKHRGTYEIMRPQDVGIAETRLVLGKHSGRAALRQRLQALGHTPDDAALDEIFGRFKTLADHGRELHDEDLEALALGRDPHAAGPWRLVQLHASSHFGGSASASVKLAHDDGHEVGEAAIGDGPVDAVLRAIERATGTPLALTRFQIDALGEGADALGHAQLSARHAARDWRGHGSSTDIVEAAALAALVIVNRIERTTPTAAVAHIKGATA, from the coding sequence ATGATGAAAAACCCCGACCAGCACAACACCCCGATCAGCGACGACGACGTAGTCGCCGAACGCGTGCGGATCTTCGACACCACCTTGCGCGACGGCGAGCAGGCGCCTGGTTTCTCGATGGACCGGCGCGCGAAGCTGCGCATGGCACAGCAACTCGAGGCGCTGGGCGTGGACGTGCTCGAAGCGGGCTTTCCGCAGGCTTCGCCGGACGATTTTGCTGCAGTTGCGGAAATCGCCGGGGCGCTGAAAAGCACCACGGTATGCGCGCTGGCGCGCTGCCAGGACGGCGACATCGACAGCGCGGCGCGCGCGCTGAAGACGGCACGCCATTCGCGCATCCACCTGTTCCTGTCGACCAGCCCGCTGCATCGCGAGCACAAGCTGGGCATGAGCAAGGCGCAGGTGCTGGACACCGCGGTGCGTGCGATCGAACGTGCCCGCGGCTTCTGCGGCGAGGTGGAGTTTTCCGCCGAGGACGCCCTGCGCACCGAACCCGAATTCCTCGCCGAAGTGTTCAGCGCCGCCGTGGCCGCCGGCGCCACCACATTGAACGCGCCGGACACGGTGGGCTACACCACGCCGACCGAGATCGTCGAGCTGTTCCGCTACCTGCGCCAGCACGTGCGCGGCGCGGACAAGGTGGTGTTCTCCAGCCACTGCCACGACGACCTCGGCATGGCGGTGGCGAACAGCCTGGCCGCGGTGAGCGCGGGCGCACGCCAGGTGGAATGCACCATCAACGGCATCGGCGAGCGCGCCGGCAACGCCGCGCTGGAGGAGGTGGTGATGGCGCTGAAGGTGCGTGCGCCGCACTTCGGCGTCGATACCCGCATCGACACCCGCCAGCTGTACCCAAGCTCGCGCCTGCTCACTGAACTGACCGGCCAGGCGGTGCCGCGCAACAAGGCGATCGTTGGCGCCAACGCGTTCGCGCACGAGTCGGGCATCCATCAGCACGGCATGCTCAAGCATCGCGGCACCTACGAAATCATGCGGCCGCAGGACGTCGGCATCGCCGAAACCCGCCTGGTGCTGGGCAAGCACTCCGGCCGCGCCGCGCTGCGCCAGCGCCTGCAGGCGCTGGGCCACACACCGGACGACGCCGCGCTGGACGAGATCTTCGGCCGCTTCAAGACGCTGGCCGACCACGGCCGCGAACTGCACGACGAAGACCTGGAAGCGCTGGCGCTGGGCCGCGACCCGCACGCTGCCGGCCCGTGGCGGCTGGTGCAGCTGCACGCCAGCTCGCACTTCGGCGGCAGCGCCTCGGCCTCGGTGAAGCTGGCCCACGACGACGGCCACGAGGTCGGCGAGGCGGCGATCGGCGACGGCCCGGTCGACGCCGTGCTGCGCGCGATCGAGCGCGCCACCGGCACGCCGCTGGCGCTCACCCGCTTCCAGATCGATGCGCTCGGCGAAGGCGCCGACGCCCTGGGCCACGCGCAGCTGAGCGCGCGCCACGCCGCCCGCGACTGGCGCGGCCACGGCAGCAGCACCGACATCGTCGAGGCCGCCGCGCTGGCCGCGCTGGTCATCGTCAACCGGATCGAACGAACCACGCCAACCGCTGCCGTCGCGCACATCAAGGGAGCCACCGCATGA
- a CDS encoding alpha/beta hydrolase, translating to MHEQNSVDEGRRRILGAVALGVAIAPLGVAGMAPQTPATTARAIKPTDAAAFASLKRIRAGDLEIAYVEVGPKKGKPVVLLHGWPYDIHSFVEVAPQLASRGYRVFVPHLRGYGETRFLSPETPRNGQPAALARDVIAFLDALGIEKTMLGGFDWGARTAGIVSAIWPERVLSLVSVSGYLIGSRKTAQVPLPPESEFQWWYQFYFATERGRAGYEKYRHDFAKLIWKLASPKWAFDDATFDRSARSFDNPDHVDIVVHNYRWRLGLADGEPRFDDIEARLSEAPFVTVPTITMEGDANGAPHPPPESYAKRFTGKYEHRQLTGGIGHNLPQEAPDAFVKAIVDSIRV from the coding sequence ATGCACGAGCAAAATTCCGTTGACGAGGGTCGTCGCCGCATCCTTGGGGCCGTGGCGCTCGGCGTTGCCATCGCACCGTTGGGGGTGGCGGGCATGGCCCCGCAAACGCCGGCGACAACCGCACGAGCCATCAAGCCAACAGATGCCGCCGCATTCGCAAGCCTCAAGCGCATACGCGCCGGCGACCTCGAAATCGCGTACGTCGAGGTCGGGCCGAAGAAGGGCAAGCCTGTCGTTCTGCTGCACGGGTGGCCCTACGACATACACAGTTTTGTCGAGGTCGCGCCGCAGCTCGCCTCGCGCGGTTATCGTGTTTTTGTCCCTCATTTGAGGGGCTACGGCGAAACCCGCTTCCTTTCCCCCGAGACTCCTCGAAACGGCCAGCCCGCGGCGTTGGCACGAGATGTGATCGCTTTTCTCGATGCCTTGGGAATCGAAAAAACAATGCTGGGCGGTTTTGACTGGGGTGCCAGGACGGCAGGTATCGTTTCCGCAATCTGGCCGGAACGCGTCCTGTCACTGGTGTCGGTCAGTGGCTACCTCATCGGCAGCCGGAAAACCGCTCAGGTTCCGCTTCCGCCGGAGTCCGAATTCCAGTGGTGGTACCAGTTTTATTTCGCGACCGAGCGCGGGCGAGCAGGCTACGAGAAATACCGGCACGACTTTGCCAAGTTGATTTGGAAGCTGGCCTCGCCGAAATGGGCTTTCGACGACGCCACCTTCGACCGCAGCGCCCGCTCCTTCGACAATCCCGATCACGTCGACATCGTCGTCCACAACTACCGCTGGCGCCTCGGCCTGGCCGACGGTGAACCCCGGTTCGACGACATCGAGGCGAGACTTTCCGAGGCGCCATTCGTCACTGTTCCGACCATCACAATGGAAGGCGATGCCAACGGCGCACCGCATCCGCCGCCGGAAAGCTATGCAAAGCGCTTCACCGGTAAGTACGAACACCGCCAGCTTACCGGCGGTATTGGCCATAACCTTCCCCAGGAGGCCCCGGACGCTTTCGTGAAGGCGATCGTCGATTCCATTCGCGTGTGA
- a CDS encoding cytochrome c, with translation MKLWRRGWWLLALLAIAVLGWRYFGRAGQPASSPAQREADAAALHDPALIARGEYLATVGDCAACHTARDGQRYAGGRSLGTPFGDVPAPNITPDPETGIGQWSFDDFWNALHQGKGRQGELLYPVFSYTSFTRVTRDDALAIFAYLKSLPPVHRPDIEPGLGFPYNVRSSLVAWRALYFKPGEFKPDPAKSPEWNRGAYLVQGLGHCNECHTTRDALGGIEQDRHLTGGRIPQLDWYAPDLSTQPGGGLDGWSAQDIVDLLKTGQSGKGSAFGPMADVVRLSTQHMADTDLQAVAVYLQSLPPRAQPAPAPFKRAASHEQGGQLYAQRCADCHGADGRGVAGVYPPLDGNTSVTEPTGINAIRSVLLGGFAPATAGNPKPYSMPPFAQQLNDEDVAAVVGYIRQSWSNRAGPVKPADVSTYRHTPID, from the coding sequence ATGAAACTGTGGCGACGTGGATGGTGGCTGCTGGCGTTGCTGGCGATTGCGGTGCTGGGCTGGCGGTACTTCGGCCGCGCTGGTCAGCCGGCGTCATCGCCCGCGCAGCGCGAGGCGGATGCCGCTGCTCTGCACGATCCGGCGTTGATCGCCCGCGGCGAATACCTGGCCACGGTCGGCGACTGCGCCGCCTGCCACACCGCGCGGGACGGCCAGCGCTACGCCGGCGGCCGCTCGCTGGGCACGCCGTTCGGCGACGTGCCGGCGCCGAACATCACGCCCGATCCGGAAACCGGCATCGGCCAGTGGAGCTTCGATGATTTCTGGAATGCTTTGCATCAGGGCAAGGGGCGTCAGGGCGAACTGCTGTACCCGGTGTTCTCGTACACCTCGTTCACCAGGGTGACCCGCGACGACGCGTTGGCGATCTTCGCCTACCTGAAGTCGCTGCCGCCGGTGCATCGGCCGGATATCGAACCGGGACTGGGCTTTCCGTACAACGTGCGCAGCAGCCTGGTCGCGTGGCGCGCGCTGTACTTCAAGCCGGGCGAGTTCAAGCCCGACCCGGCGAAGTCGCCCGAATGGAACCGCGGCGCCTACCTGGTGCAGGGCCTGGGCCATTGCAACGAATGCCACACCACGCGCGACGCGCTCGGCGGCATCGAGCAGGACCGCCACCTCACCGGCGGCCGGATCCCGCAACTGGACTGGTACGCGCCCGACCTCAGCACCCAGCCCGGCGGTGGCCTCGACGGCTGGAGCGCGCAGGACATCGTCGACCTGCTGAAGACCGGCCAGTCGGGCAAGGGCAGTGCGTTCGGTCCGATGGCCGACGTGGTGCGCCTGAGCACCCAGCACATGGCCGACACCGACCTGCAGGCGGTGGCCGTCTACCTGCAGTCGCTGCCGCCGCGCGCGCAACCCGCGCCGGCACCGTTCAAGCGCGCGGCCAGCCACGAGCAGGGCGGCCAGCTCTACGCGCAGCGCTGCGCCGACTGCCATGGGGCAGACGGTCGCGGCGTGGCCGGCGTCTACCCGCCGCTCGACGGCAACACCTCGGTCACCGAACCGACCGGCATCAACGCGATCCGCAGCGTGCTGCTCGGCGGCTTCGCCCCGGCCACCGCCGGCAACCCGAAGCCGTACTCGATGCCGCCGTTCGCGCAGCAGCTGAACGACGAGGACGTCGCCGCCGTGGTCGGCTACATCCGGCAGTCGTGGTCGAACCGGGCCGGGCCGGTGAAGCCTGCGGATGTGAGCACGTATCGGCATACGCCGATCGATTGA